The following proteins are encoded in a genomic region of Ostrea edulis chromosome 7, xbOstEdul1.1, whole genome shotgun sequence:
- the LOC125656206 gene encoding golgin subfamily A member 6-like protein 7 isoform X2: MASYKYHGYRDNDAPSVSRNGTPHRVSHAIHDLSQEEGQEFQEFRRSMGIVGSFTKQMVKLAVEQLKPEFERMALEAAGKALENKMVTIKEMQNELNRKEQELKRLQLEKKLLQAKFEKEKINRDLAAIVDNKEKEIRKLEADIGGLRGRLRKKAEELKKEKDRATEEESRRVEIETKFQTEIEKLKKELDRVKGQLGQIRSAKNVGDEETRKLRDRERELLQELEDIKKQQSLRFLRKKMGN, from the exons ATGGCGTCCTATAAATACCATGGATACCGCGACAATGACGCCCCCAGTGTCTCTAGGAATGGGACGCCAC ATCGAGTGTCCCACGCCATCCACGACTTGTCTCAGGAGGAGGGGCAGGAATTCCAGGAGTTCAGGAGAAGCATGGG GATCGTCGGGAGCTTCACAAAGCAGATGGTAAAGCTAGCTGTTGAACAACTGAAACCAGAGTTTGAAAGGATGGCCCTAGAGGCTGCTGGCAAGGCGCTCGAAAACAAGATGGTTACCATCAAAGAGATGCAGAATGAGCTAAACCGTAAAGAGCAAGAGCTGAAGAGGCTACAACTGGAGAAGAAACTTCTGCAGGCTAAGTTTGAAAAGGAGAAAATTAATCGTGATTTGGCTGCAATTGTCGATAACAAGGAAAAGGAAATTAGGAAACTAGAGGCCGATATTGGAGGTTTGCGAGGTAGGCTAAGGAAGAAAGCTGAGGAATTGAAAAAAGAGAAAGACCGCGCAACGGAAGAGGAATCAAGGCGCGTAGAGATAGAAACCAAATTCCAGACGGAAATTGAAAAGCTGAAAAAAGAACTGGACCGAGTAAAAGGTCAACTGGGACAAATACGGTCCGCCAAAAATGTCGGGGACGAGGAAACCCGGAAGCTGCGCGATCGGGAGCGCGAATTGTTGCAGGAACTGGAGGATATAAAGAAACAACAGTCTCTGCGTTTTCTCCGGAAAAAAATgggaaattaa
- the LOC125656206 gene encoding golgin subfamily A member 6-like protein 7 isoform X1, whose translation MASYKYHGYRDNDAPSVSRNGTPHRVSHAIHDLSQEEGQEFQEFRRSMGSGFTDRIVGSFTKQMVKLAVEQLKPEFERMALEAAGKALENKMVTIKEMQNELNRKEQELKRLQLEKKLLQAKFEKEKINRDLAAIVDNKEKEIRKLEADIGGLRGRLRKKAEELKKEKDRATEEESRRVEIETKFQTEIEKLKKELDRVKGQLGQIRSAKNVGDEETRKLRDRERELLQELEDIKKQQSLRFLRKKMGN comes from the exons ATGGCGTCCTATAAATACCATGGATACCGCGACAATGACGCCCCCAGTGTCTCTAGGAATGGGACGCCAC ATCGAGTGTCCCACGCCATCCACGACTTGTCTCAGGAGGAGGGGCAGGAATTCCAGGAGTTCAGGAGAAGCATGGG TTCTGGTTTTACTGACAGGATCGTCGGGAGCTTCACAAAGCAGATGGTAAAGCTAGCTGTTGAACAACTGAAACCAGAGTTTGAAAGGATGGCCCTAGAGGCTGCTGGCAAGGCGCTCGAAAACAAGATGGTTACCATCAAAGAGATGCAGAATGAGCTAAACCGTAAAGAGCAAGAGCTGAAGAGGCTACAACTGGAGAAGAAACTTCTGCAGGCTAAGTTTGAAAAGGAGAAAATTAATCGTGATTTGGCTGCAATTGTCGATAACAAGGAAAAGGAAATTAGGAAACTAGAGGCCGATATTGGAGGTTTGCGAGGTAGGCTAAGGAAGAAAGCTGAGGAATTGAAAAAAGAGAAAGACCGCGCAACGGAAGAGGAATCAAGGCGCGTAGAGATAGAAACCAAATTCCAGACGGAAATTGAAAAGCTGAAAAAAGAACTGGACCGAGTAAAAGGTCAACTGGGACAAATACGGTCCGCCAAAAATGTCGGGGACGAGGAAACCCGGAAGCTGCGCGATCGGGAGCGCGAATTGTTGCAGGAACTGGAGGATATAAAGAAACAACAGTCTCTGCGTTTTCTCCGGAAAAAAATgggaaattaa
- the LOC125656207 gene encoding cystatin-A-like produces MVNVLRGDIIRKLPNGYVKGKPLSQFEAISFREQAVSGINYYIKVSAGSDRYIHVKIHRNRNHVAKVMDVQIGKTLADPIAAF; encoded by the exons ATGGTGAATGTG CTTCGAGGTGACATCATAAGAAAACTCCCAAACGGATACGTAAAAGGAAAACCACTATCTCAGTTCGAGGCTATCTCATTCCGTGAGCAGGCGGTCTCTGGAATAAACTACTATATAAAG GTTAGTGCTGGTTCAGACAGATACATTCATGTCAAAATCCACAGAAACCGCAATCACGTTGCCAAGGTGATGGATGTACAGATCGGTAAAACATTGGCGGATCCCATAGCGGCGTTTTGA
- the LOC125654880 gene encoding steroid 17-alpha-hydroxylase/17,20 lyase-like, protein MIDVSINTQTVLAGVSIGLVVFYAIKRMRYRLPPGPWSIPLVGNYSVYTSVEVHKKAMELSKKYGPVLSLSFGPKRLIILNNIDVVLEAMVKRKADFAGRPKFTSGDLFTEGGKDIVLSTYSPTWKLHRKIAGKALRHYLQGDLLENMIQDNMNKFLNKMAQEKDPFCARDYINLMVFHQLYTICFGEKRTVDDPEVKGFLKLDEDLLNEFGTGVLEDLFPYFKDIYPTAKWTKLVDKIGEVLAILRAKFKEHLDTFEPGVNRDFIDSLLIARQEAENEGDEAALEKLDDTHLVQTISDIFFAGVDSTRMTMDWFVYFMTKHPEIQSKCQEEIDRVVGSGMPSMKNRNDFDLIEACLFETMRMGNVAGLGVPHKTICDSEVGGYDIPKGTTVMINHWALHHDPKYWKDHESFDPYRYLDENGKMKPTRPDSWLPFSAGRRVCLGETVAKPELLLMCANLLKRFEIRLPDGIEANPEYRMIGFGVELPSEYKIVVTERVKN, encoded by the exons tGTATACCTCGGTTGAAGTCCATAAGAAAGCAATGGAACTCTCCAAGAAGTATGGTCCAGTATTAAGTCTGTCTTTTG GTCCCAAAAGATTGATCATTTTAAACAATATCGATGTGGTGCTGGAGGCAATGGTGAAAAGGAAGGCAGATTTTGCTGGAAGACCAAAATTCACATCTG GTGATTTATTTACGGAGGGAGGAAAAGACATTGTACTTAGTACTTACTCACCAACTTGGAAATTGCACAGGAAAATAGCAGGCAAAGCACTAAG GCATTACTTACAAGGAGATCTACTTGAAAACATGATACAAGACAACATGAACAAATTTCTGAATAAAATGGCACAGGAGAAAGATCCGTTCTGTGCAAGAGATTATATCAATCTGATGGTTTTCCATCAACTCTACACCATTTGTTTTGGTGAGAA GCGAACAGTGGATGACCCAGAAGTGAAAGGATTTCTAAAATTAGATGAAGACTTGCTCAACGAATTTGGAACCGGAGTGCTAGAGGATTTGTTTCCATACTTCAAGGATATATACCCAACAGCAAAATGGACGAAACTGGTGGATAAAATTGGCGAAGTTTTGGCTATACTTCGTGCGAAATTCAAAGAACACTTGGACACTTTTGAACCAG GTGTAAATAGAGACTTCATCGACAGTTTACTGATCGCCAGACAGGAAGCAGAAAATGAGGGGGATGAAGCGGCCCTGGAGAAATTGGACGATACACACTTAGTTCAGACCATATCGGACATATTTTTCG CTGGAGTGGACTCCACCAGAATGACCATGGACTGGTTTGTATACTTCATGACCAAGCATCCGGAAATCCAGTCTAAATGCCAGGAGGAAATTGACAGAGTTGTTG GTTCAGGTATGCCGTCGATGAAGAACAGGAACGATTTTGATCTTATAGAGGCATGTCTGTTCGAGACTATGAGAATGGGGAATGTCGCGGGACTAGGTGTCCCGCACAAGACTATCTGTGATTCTGAAGTTG GTGGATACGACATTCCTAAAGGGACTACCGTTATGATCAACCACTGGGCACTTCATCACGACCCCAAGTATTGGAAAGATCACGAGAGTTTCGATCCGTATCGATACCTTGATGAAAATGGCAAAATGAAACCAACAAGACCAGACAGCTGGCTTCCCTTCTCAGCAGGTCGTCGAGTTTGTTTGGGCGAAACCGTCGCCAAACCGGAATTGCTGTTAATGTGTGCAAATCTTCTGAAGCGATTTGAAATTCGTCTTCCGGATGGCATCGAAGCAAACCCCGAATACAGAATGATCGGATTTGGTGTAGAACTTCCGTCTGAGTACAAGATCGTCGTAACGGAGAGAGTGAAGAACTGA